One region of Bacteroidota bacterium genomic DNA includes:
- a CDS encoding Re/Si-specific NAD(P)(+) transhydrogenase subunit alpha: MKIAIPKETKFKENRVALSPDVIKDFVKKGFEVVVENGAGLNSFFSDESYSAAGAQLTSDKSKLYSEADVVLKVNAPAPDEVAKMKKEAVLISFMFAATNPELVSACEKAGISAFSMDAVPRISRAQKMDALSSQANLAGYKAVLLAADTIGKILPMMTTAAGTIRPSKVVIFGAGVAGLQAIATAKRLGAVVEVSDIRPETKEQVQSLGGKFIEMKGDASIKIEGGYVKGVSEEFLKMQQELVAKHVKEADIVITTALIPGKKAPLLVTEEMVKSMRFGSVIVDMAVEQGGNVVGSELNKTVQKYGVTILGEGNIPSLLPMNASDLYAKNIQTLFYHLADKDKFKWEMEEDVTKGSLIVYKGQAVHPSVKKAATV; the protein is encoded by the coding sequence ATGAAGATCGCCATTCCAAAAGAAACAAAATTCAAAGAAAACAGGGTTGCACTCTCCCCTGATGTTATTAAAGATTTCGTTAAAAAAGGTTTTGAGGTAGTTGTTGAAAACGGAGCGGGACTCAATTCTTTTTTCTCTGACGAGTCTTACAGTGCCGCCGGAGCTCAATTAACTTCGGATAAATCAAAACTTTATTCCGAAGCCGATGTGGTGCTTAAAGTGAATGCTCCTGCACCTGATGAAGTTGCTAAAATGAAAAAGGAAGCAGTTCTTATTTCATTTATGTTCGCAGCTACAAACCCTGAATTGGTTAGTGCGTGCGAAAAAGCGGGTATTTCGGCTTTCTCAATGGATGCCGTACCACGTATTTCAAGAGCTCAGAAAATGGACGCACTTAGTTCACAGGCTAACCTTGCAGGTTATAAAGCGGTGTTACTTGCTGCGGATACCATTGGAAAAATATTACCTATGATGACCACTGCCGCGGGAACAATCCGTCCCTCGAAAGTGGTGATCTTTGGTGCCGGTGTCGCCGGTCTTCAGGCTATTGCAACCGCAAAACGTTTGGGTGCTGTAGTGGAAGTAAGCGACATTCGTCCTGAAACAAAGGAACAGGTTCAATCTCTTGGCGGAAAATTCATTGAGATGAAAGGTGATGCCAGCATTAAAATTGAGGGTGGTTACGTGAAAGGTGTATCTGAAGAGTTCTTGAAAATGCAGCAGGAGTTGGTTGCAAAACACGTTAAAGAAGCTGATATCGTTATTACCACAGCGCTTATACCGGGAAAGAAAGCCCCATTGCTTGTTACCGAAGAGATGGTAAAAAGTATGCGTTTCGGTTCAGTGATAGTTGATATGGCTGTTGAACAAGGCGGAAATGTTGTAGGCAGCGAATTAAATAAAACAGTTCAGAAGTATGGCGTTACGATTTTGGGAGAAGGTAATATACCAAGCCTCCTGCCAATGAATGCCAGCGACCTGTATGCAAAGAATATTCAAACCTTATTTTATCACCTGGCTGATAAAGACAAGTTCAAGTGGGAGATGGAAGAAGATGTGACCAAAGGCTCACTCATTGTGTATAAAGGACAAGCTGTTCACCCAAGTGTTAAAAAAGCAGCAACAGTATAA
- a CDS encoding NAD(P)/FAD-dependent oxidoreductase: MEKYDLCIIGGGPSGYAAAMRAIDYRKKVLLIEQDKIGGAGLYNGALSSKAMWEFSNKFAAVRSDLKALSNVNLEVGYNDMIKVMNEAVFDRKFQLAVHLKLLQTETESKLFYHERGVGKLMNKNEVKIIKANEEKTIYTDNIIIATGSRPRKLPTIPIDEKIIVTSDGVASFADAPESIVVLGAGVIGCEFATIFSNLGKTKVFLIDKADRILPFEDEDVAGFVASNLEKNGVTIHKNSSLVRMGIVDGKVEYELSYKDGHKEVHRVEKALISVGRVPNTDNIGLQEAGVKVDERGFVAQEDTQTTVPNIYAVGDISANIALVNVGEMGGRYAVERIYANNRRKLNFDNLSSIMFLNPEVATVGLNEQQALEKKLNFRVVKIDYSCIARAIAMRKTQGFFKILVSDDDDMRILGMRVVGEHASSAIQAVALLISMNKGVRELAEMLHPHPSIIEGIQEGVRMLLGKSVFKSSVFKDKLKCYRCVDGIIIPMERL, from the coding sequence ATGGAAAAATACGATCTCTGTATTATTGGCGGCGGGCCATCAGGCTATGCTGCTGCTATGCGTGCCATCGATTATCGTAAAAAGGTTTTGCTTATTGAGCAGGATAAGATCGGGGGAGCGGGCCTTTATAATGGAGCGCTTTCCTCCAAAGCAATGTGGGAATTCTCAAACAAGTTCGCGGCAGTGCGTTCCGACTTAAAAGCTCTTTCGAACGTGAACCTTGAAGTTGGTTATAACGACATGATCAAAGTGATGAATGAAGCTGTCTTTGATCGTAAATTTCAGTTGGCAGTACATCTCAAGCTTTTGCAAACCGAAACGGAAAGCAAGCTTTTTTATCATGAAAGAGGTGTAGGGAAATTAATGAATAAGAATGAAGTGAAAATCATAAAAGCGAATGAAGAAAAGACGATCTATACCGATAATATTATCATAGCAACAGGCAGCCGTCCGCGCAAATTGCCAACCATTCCTATTGATGAAAAGATAATTGTTACCAGCGATGGTGTCGCTTCATTTGCAGATGCTCCCGAGAGTATTGTAGTGCTTGGTGCCGGAGTTATTGGTTGCGAATTCGCGACAATTTTTTCAAACCTCGGTAAAACAAAAGTTTTTTTAATTGATAAAGCTGATCGTATTCTTCCTTTCGAGGATGAAGATGTGGCAGGTTTCGTGGCATCTAACCTCGAGAAGAACGGAGTAACTATTCACAAAAACTCGAGCCTCGTACGAATGGGAATTGTGGACGGAAAGGTCGAGTACGAATTATCATATAAGGATGGACATAAAGAGGTGCATCGCGTTGAGAAGGCGCTGATCTCAGTAGGTCGTGTTCCGAATACGGATAATATTGGCTTGCAGGAAGCAGGGGTTAAAGTTGACGAACGTGGTTTTGTGGCCCAGGAGGATACGCAGACAACTGTTCCAAATATATATGCTGTAGGTGATATATCGGCGAATATAGCCCTTGTGAACGTTGGGGAAATGGGCGGTCGTTACGCTGTTGAGCGGATCTATGCAAATAACAGGCGCAAACTTAATTTCGACAATTTATCATCCATCATGTTTTTAAATCCTGAAGTAGCTACAGTTGGGTTAAATGAGCAGCAGGCACTTGAAAAAAAGCTTAATTTCAGAGTAGTGAAAATTGACTATTCCTGCATTGCTCGAGCCATTGCCATGCGTAAAACACAGGGGTTTTTCAAAATACTTGTTTCAGATGATGATGACATGCGTATATTAGGAATGCGTGTGGTGGGTGAACATGCCTCAAGCGCCATCCAGGCTGTTGCGCTTCTTATATCAATGAATAAGGGAGTACGGGAATTGGCCGAAATGCTTCATCCTCACCCCTCAATAATAGAAGGAATACAAGAGGGGGTGCGTATGTTGCTTGGAAAATCGGTTTTTAAGTCGTCTGTTTTTAAGGATAAATTGAAATGTTATCGTTGTGTAGATGGTATTATTATACCAATGGAACGTCTTTAA
- a CDS encoding efflux RND transporter periplasmic adaptor subunit: MKHILMIITGLLVLSSCGGEKDPGTGSNAAVDERVVVLTEAQHKSAGIEVGKLERRSLSTILKLNGKIDVPPQNMVSVSTPFGGFLRSTQLLPGMHIKRGEVIATMEDQQYIQLQQEYLTARSKLTFTENEYHRQKELNLSKASSDKVFQQAEMDYTSRKIEVSALAEKLRLININPESLNESNLSRSINVYSTIDGYVSKVNVNIGKYVNPSDILFELINPLDIHLNLKVFEKDLDKLSIGQKLLAFNNNQPEKKYHCEIILISQDLSADRSAEVHCHFENYDKTLFPGMYMNAELELKSSNVASINDDAIVSHEGKDFVFVAKGNNTFELLEIKRGASENSFVEIISVDGKDLSGIQFVAKGAYSLLMELKNKSEE, encoded by the coding sequence ATGAAGCACATATTAATGATTATCACCGGTCTTCTTGTATTATCCTCTTGCGGAGGGGAAAAAGATCCTGGAACCGGATCAAATGCCGCAGTAGATGAGCGGGTTGTTGTGCTTACCGAAGCGCAGCATAAAAGTGCGGGGATCGAAGTGGGTAAATTGGAGCGACGGAGCCTTTCAACAATATTGAAGCTTAACGGAAAGATAGATGTTCCCCCGCAAAATATGGTTTCTGTGAGCACCCCATTCGGAGGCTTCCTGAGATCAACTCAATTGTTGCCCGGGATGCATATTAAAAGGGGTGAGGTTATTGCTACAATGGAAGATCAGCAATACATTCAGTTACAGCAGGAATATTTAACGGCCAGGTCAAAACTGACGTTTACTGAAAATGAATACCACCGCCAAAAGGAGTTGAACCTGAGTAAAGCAAGCAGCGATAAAGTTTTTCAACAAGCTGAAATGGATTATACAAGTCGTAAAATTGAAGTAAGCGCTTTGGCAGAAAAGCTAAGACTCATAAATATTAATCCTGAATCACTCAATGAGTCCAATTTATCGCGCAGCATAAATGTATATTCCACCATTGATGGTTATGTATCTAAAGTAAATGTGAATATTGGTAAATATGTCAATCCATCCGACATACTTTTTGAGCTTATAAATCCGTTGGACATACATTTGAATTTAAAAGTGTTTGAGAAAGATCTCGATAAACTTTCGATTGGACAAAAACTTTTGGCCTTTAACAACAATCAACCCGAAAAAAAATATCATTGCGAAATAATCCTGATCAGCCAGGATCTTTCGGCAGACAGAAGCGCTGAAGTGCATTGCCATTTTGAAAATTACGATAAAACCCTGTTCCCGGGTATGTATATGAACGCGGAACTTGAGCTTAAAAGCAGTAATGTGGCTTCAATAAATGACGACGCTATTGTTAGTCATGAAGGAAAGGATTTTGTTTTTGTTGCTAAGGGGAACAATACATTTGAATTGCTTGAAATAAAAAGGGGGGCTTCAGAGAATAGTTTTGTAGAGATAATTTCTGTTGACGGAAAAGACCTATCCGGTATTCAGTTTGTTGCAAAAGGCGCCTATTCATTACTTATGGAGTTGAAAAACAAATCGGAGGAGTAA
- a CDS encoding NAD(P) transhydrogenase subunit alpha produces the protein MENLLSFISQHEEMIYFIVLSIFVGIEVIGGVPTVLHTPLMSGANAIHGVVIVGAIYVMLNTAADNYVALALGFLAVILGTLNVVGGFVVTDRMLEMFKKK, from the coding sequence ATGGAAAACCTTTTAAGTTTTATCAGCCAGCACGAAGAGATGATTTATTTTATCGTTCTGTCCATTTTCGTTGGCATTGAAGTTATCGGCGGTGTGCCAACTGTACTTCATACACCTTTAATGAGTGGTGCAAATGCAATTCATGGAGTGGTAATTGTAGGTGCTATTTATGTGATGCTTAATACCGCAGCCGATAATTACGTTGCTTTGGCATTGGGATTTCTTGCTGTGATACTCGGAACACTCAACGTTGTCGGAGGCTTTGTTGTTACCGATCGCATGCTTGAAATGTTTAAGAAAAAATAA
- a CDS encoding glycosyltransferase, with protein sequence MKVSIITTCKNSESTIEDTIRSVLSQDHPNMEYIIIDGGSTDGTLDIISKYRNRIATIISEPDAGFYHAINKGITLATGDIIGNLNSDDFYPSQTIISQVVSAFSNNAVEAVYGDLHYVDKSNTQKIIRNWRAGQYSEELFFNGWMPPHPTFFVKKEVYNKYGVFNTELKSAADYEIMLRFIHRYKISIAYLPQVLVKMRVGGKSNITILNRIKANLEDRKAWKINGLRPGFLTLFLKPLLKLSQYWK encoded by the coding sequence TTGAAAGTATCCATCATCACTACTTGTAAGAATAGTGAATCCACCATAGAGGATACCATCAGATCTGTTTTATCTCAGGATCATCCGAATATGGAGTATATTATTATTGATGGCGGCTCAACCGATGGGACGCTTGATATAATAAGCAAGTATCGTAACAGAATAGCCACTATTATCTCCGAACCTGACGCAGGATTTTACCACGCTATTAATAAAGGCATAACCCTCGCAACAGGAGACATTATCGGAAATTTAAATTCAGATGACTTTTATCCTTCTCAAACTATTATCTCGCAGGTTGTGAGTGCTTTTTCAAACAATGCAGTAGAAGCCGTTTATGGCGATCTGCATTATGTTGATAAAAGCAATACGCAAAAAATAATCCGCAACTGGCGGGCCGGCCAATATAGTGAGGAGCTGTTTTTTAATGGCTGGATGCCGCCACACCCGACTTTTTTTGTAAAGAAAGAGGTATACAATAAGTATGGTGTATTTAATACTGAACTTAAATCAGCAGCGGATTACGAAATAATGCTGCGTTTTATTCATAGATACAAAATAAGCATTGCCTATTTGCCCCAGGTACTTGTTAAAATGCGGGTAGGAGGGAAAAGCAATATTACAATTCTGAATCGTATCAAAGCCAATCTGGAAGACAGGAAAGCATGGAAAATAAATGGTTTACGCCCAGGTTTCCTTACCCTTTTTCTTAAGCCATTGTTAAAGCTGAGTCAGTACTGGAAATAA
- a CDS encoding SGNH/GDSL hydrolase family protein, with the protein MTSSDKIRYVALGDSYTIGEGAEKHEAWPVLLTKHLQETGVRIELIANPSVTGWTTQDLIDKELPVFNSSNPTFATLLIGVNDWVQKVEIEKFHSNLNYIIDKVLEKLPNKRNLVLITIPDFSATLNGGKYGHGRDITEGIKEFNTIITSEANKRGLKVVDIFPTTQQMKNKSDHVAADGLHPSAKEYAVWETLIFQEVAPLLLSPQGRE; encoded by the coding sequence ATGACAAGCAGTGATAAAATACGTTATGTTGCTTTGGGTGATTCCTACACAATTGGCGAGGGCGCTGAGAAACATGAAGCATGGCCTGTTTTGCTTACCAAACATTTGCAGGAAACGGGTGTTAGAATCGAACTGATCGCCAACCCTTCCGTTACAGGTTGGACCACACAAGATCTTATTGATAAAGAATTGCCGGTTTTTAATTCATCGAATCCGACATTTGCAACTCTGTTAATAGGAGTAAACGACTGGGTACAAAAAGTGGAGATAGAAAAATTTCATTCTAACCTTAATTATATTATTGACAAGGTACTTGAAAAATTGCCAAACAAAAGGAACCTGGTTTTAATTACAATCCCTGACTTTAGCGCTACTCTCAATGGCGGCAAATACGGACATGGGAGAGATATTACTGAAGGTATTAAAGAGTTTAATACTATTATTACAAGTGAGGCAAACAAACGTGGATTAAAAGTGGTTGATATTTTCCCCACCACTCAGCAAATGAAAAACAAATCCGATCATGTGGCTGCGGATGGATTACATCCATCGGCAAAAGAATACGCCGTGTGGGAAACATTGATATTTCAGGAGGTGGCCCCTCTCCTACTCTCCCCGCAGGGGAGAGAGTAA
- a CDS encoding transposase, with the protein MLETIKKVYVQQHKKAYGEKGATIEDRIVSLSKPYIRPIIRGKEVKPVEFGAKVNKLMVGGIGFIEHLSFDAFNESTHYQNGIYLQRKLFGKCTHHSADAIYATNKNRKYATAQKIQTNFIPKGKQQQQYTAQADQMRTILNKYRSTVLEGSFGNEKNHYLLNRIKARTEQTEKCWIFFGMMTANASIIANRIEEKQKLARAA; encoded by the coding sequence ATGTTGGAGACAATAAAAAAAGTATATGTTCAACAACATAAAAAGGCATACGGAGAAAAAGGAGCGACAATCGAAGATCGCATAGTATCCTTGAGCAAACCCTATATCCGCCCAATTATCAGAGGTAAGGAAGTAAAGCCAGTTGAGTTTGGTGCCAAAGTAAACAAACTAATGGTTGGCGGGATTGGTTTTATTGAACACCTGAGTTTTGATGCGTTTAATGAAAGCACGCATTACCAGAACGGAATATATCTTCAGCGAAAATTGTTTGGCAAATGCACACACCACAGTGCAGATGCCATTTACGCAACAAACAAAAACAGAAAATATGCCACCGCTCAAAAAATACAAACCAATTTTATTCCAAAAGGAAAGCAGCAACAACAATACACAGCACAAGCTGATCAAATGCGAACAATACTCAACAAATACCGTTCAACAGTATTAGAAGGAAGTTTTGGCAATGAAAAAAATCACTACTTGCTCAATCGCATAAAAGCAAGGACAGAGCAAACAGAAAAGTGCTGGATATTTTTTGGAATGATGACTGCTAACGCTTCGATCATTGCAAATCGAATCGAAGAAAAACAAAAACTCGCCCGAGCAGCATAG
- a CDS encoding NAD(P)(+) transhydrogenase (Re/Si-specific) subunit beta: MSGHILGIIYLIGSVTFIIGLKMMGNAKTARKGNLIGAAGMTLAILGTIFLFVKKDETGQVISDYQVPGMIYGLIFLAILIGTVIGWMTAKKVQMTKMPELVSMFNGMGGACAALISLIEFNHLSHSGEAASHGTLLSIMAGLVIGSVSFSGSVIAFLKLNGTMAKPIRLPSYNIINTIIMLAVFAFAGYLIMTGGNLMLVYLLFAAALFYGVMFVIPIGGADMPVVISLLNSFTGLAAAFGGFLYDNKVMLTGGILVGSAGTLLTLVMCKAMNRPLSNVIFGAFGASSDTADTGGAKGNIKDITVSDLAILMNYSKRVVIVPGYGLAVAQAQHIIHELEMLLEERGVEVKYAIHPVAGRMPGHMNVLLAESNVDYGKLVEMDEINPELENTDVVLVVGANDVVNPAAKSNPSSPIYGMPILEVDKAKNIIVNKRSMNAGYAGIENDLFYDPKTSMFFGDAKKALTELVAEIKTL, translated from the coding sequence ATGTCTGGACACATTCTGGGAATTATATACCTCATTGGATCGGTAACATTTATCATCGGATTAAAGATGATGGGAAACGCAAAAACAGCCCGTAAGGGAAACCTTATTGGCGCCGCAGGTATGACTTTAGCCATCCTTGGTACAATTTTTCTTTTTGTTAAGAAAGATGAAACCGGCCAGGTGATTTCAGATTACCAGGTGCCAGGTATGATTTATGGACTTATTTTCCTGGCAATTCTTATCGGTACTGTTATTGGTTGGATGACGGCTAAAAAAGTACAAATGACCAAAATGCCCGAGTTGGTATCAATGTTCAATGGTATGGGTGGAGCTTGTGCGGCGTTAATATCGTTGATCGAGTTTAATCATTTGTCTCATTCAGGTGAAGCTGCAAGTCATGGAACATTACTTTCAATTATGGCAGGTTTGGTGATTGGAAGTGTTTCTTTTTCCGGTAGCGTTATTGCATTTTTAAAGCTGAATGGAACGATGGCAAAACCTATCCGCTTGCCAAGCTATAATATTATCAATACGATCATTATGTTGGCTGTGTTTGCCTTTGCGGGGTATTTGATCATGACAGGCGGCAACTTAATGCTTGTATACTTGTTATTTGCGGCTGCTCTGTTTTATGGGGTAATGTTTGTTATTCCTATTGGTGGTGCTGATATGCCTGTTGTTATTTCATTATTGAACTCATTTACAGGTTTGGCTGCAGCATTTGGTGGATTTTTGTATGATAATAAAGTAATGTTAACCGGAGGTATATTAGTTGGTTCGGCCGGCACCTTGCTTACGTTGGTAATGTGTAAAGCGATGAACCGTCCGTTGAGTAACGTTATTTTCGGTGCCTTTGGTGCAAGTAGCGATACAGCGGATACCGGTGGTGCAAAAGGTAATATCAAAGACATCACTGTTTCCGATCTTGCTATTTTAATGAACTACTCTAAAAGAGTTGTAATTGTTCCTGGTTATGGTTTAGCGGTAGCCCAGGCTCAGCATATTATTCACGAACTGGAAATGTTGCTGGAAGAACGTGGCGTTGAGGTAAAATACGCTATTCACCCTGTGGCGGGACGTATGCCCGGCCATATGAACGTTTTGTTGGCCGAGTCGAATGTTGATTACGGCAAGTTGGTTGAGATGGATGAAATAAATCCGGAACTTGAAAATACAGATGTTGTGCTCGTTGTTGGTGCAAACGATGTTGTAAATCCCGCTGCTAAAAGCAATCCAAGTTCACCGATCTATGGTATGCCGATATTGGAAGTTGATAAAGCAAAAAACATTATCGTTAACAAACGCAGTATGAATGCCGGTTATGCCGGTATCGAGAACGACCTGTTCTACGATCCGAAAACAAGCATGTTCTTTGGTGATGCCAAGAAAGCGCTGACCGAACTAGTTGCAGAAATTAAAACTTTGTAA
- a CDS encoding YkgJ family cysteine cluster protein — MRPNDLDDTFHELHDEAFEQINCLTCANCCKTTSPIFYQKDIERLAKHLRLRPSDVIEKYLHIDEDNDYVLNSTPCAFLGEDNYCSVYDARPTACREYPHTDRKKVYQLLDLTAKNAQVCPAVFYIFKKLEDRFKS, encoded by the coding sequence ATGCGTCCGAATGACCTGGATGATACGTTCCATGAATTGCACGATGAAGCCTTTGAACAAATTAACTGTCTTACCTGTGCCAACTGCTGCAAAACAACCAGCCCCATTTTTTACCAAAAGGATATTGAACGTTTGGCCAAACACCTTCGCCTCCGTCCTTCTGATGTAATTGAAAAGTATTTACACATTGATGAGGACAATGATTATGTTTTAAATAGTACACCCTGCGCATTTTTGGGCGAAGACAACTATTGCTCTGTATATGATGCGCGGCCAACTGCTTGCCGGGAATATCCACATACGGATCGTAAGAAGGTTTACCAGTTACTTGACCTGACTGCGAAGAACGCACAGGTTTGCCCGGCTGTTTTTTATATTTTCAAGAAACTGGAGGATAGGTTTAAGAGTTAA